The genomic segment GGGATTTGCGGGTCGATATCGCCAGCGACCATCCGCCGGTGGCTGTCGGAGGACGCGCTTAAACCGTGGCAGTACCGGTCGTGGATCTTCATCACCGACCCCGGCTTCGCTACCAAGGCGCAGCGGGTACTCGACCTCTACAACCGGACATGGGACGGCAAACCTCTGGGGGACAACGATTATGTGATCTCCGCCGACGAGAAGACCTCCATTCAGGCCCGCTGCCGCTGCCACCCCACCCTCGCGCCCGGTGTGTCTCGGGCGATGCGGGTCAACCACGACTACGACCGTGGCGGCGCCCTGGCCTACCTGGCCGCCTACGACGTGCACCACGCGCAGGTGTTCGGCCGCTGTGAGGACACCACCGGCATCGAACCCTTCGCTCGCCTCGTGACCCAGGTCATGACCCAGCAGCCCTACGCCTCCGCGGACCGGGTGTTCTGGATCGTCGACAACGGCTCCTCCCACCGCGGACAGGCTGCGATGGACCGGCTCGCCGCGCAGTTTCCCAACGCCATCATGGTGCACACCCCGGTGCATGCGTCCTGGCTGAACCAGATCGAGATCTACTTCTCCATCGTCCAACGAAAAGCGCTCTCGCCCAACGACTTCACCGATATCGAGGCCGTCTCCGACCGCCTGTCCGCGTTCGAGGACCGCTACAACGCCACCGCCCGACCGTTCAAGTGGAAGTTCACCACCAGCGACCTCGCTAACCTCCTGGACCGACTCGACCAGCATCAACCCATGCACGCCGGAAACCCCGCACAGCCATGCGCCGCCTGACCCCCGACGAACTTACGGGCGAGACCACTTAGCTCCACCAGGGGAGACGCGTCCAAGGCGTCACGCTAGGCGACGTACGTATGTCGGATCGGCCAGGAGTCGTCCAGACCATGCGGTAGTTATTAAAGTTGGCCATCACGACGACCGCTCAATACTGCCGCCACCGTCGCGAAGACTCCTGGACGCCGTCTCGATCTCGAAGTCGACATATTGCCGCGCTCTGGCCCCACCAGATGAGAACCGTCGTCGATTCGAATAAGCATTCGCAATGCCATCTCGCGACAACGATATCGTGCTTGACATCGAGAGAAATCGGCTCGCTGGCCGGGAAGTGGCCCAGAGTGGCGACTATCCGAGCATCTTTATGGCGCGATTGACTCCTCCAATGCGCTAATACGAAATCAGGTGTCCACAAACAACTTCGGGCACCGGTTCTCACTCACCGGTCTCGAAACGGTGGGTGCTGCCACACCCCAAGCTGGCTGGTCCGACAACCGAACCATAACTGACCTCTGGCATCGCTACGCTGCTGCCAGTCGTGGTGCCTACCTTCGTGAGATTCTCGCCCGAGTGGGCAACCAGTTCGATATCCCCGCGTCAAAATGCCCGGCGTTTCGGCGGTGCGATTCCTGGCCGCGATAAGTGCCGAGGCGGACCTGCCGAAAACGGTACGCGAGATCGCAATCCTCACCGTCGGAGCAGCTTTCACGTACGCTACGAACTCTATGCCCACGAAATCATGGGATGTCGCTACCTATGAGTACGCCTGACGACTTGGCAGTTGCGCGGATCGCATTCGAGCGCGGGGACTGGAATGTGAGTTACGCGGCGTTCGTCCGCGCCGACGCAGCGGGCAGCATGGCGCTCGACGACTTAGATGCCTACGCGACGGCGGCGTGGCGGCTCGGTCAAGGCCGGGAGGCGGTGCGGCTGGCGGAGCGAGTGTACGTCCTCATGGTGCGCTCCGATCCT from the Mycobacterium lentiflavum genome contains:
- a CDS encoding IS630 family transposase, translating into MSPTSTDRITLTGSQRRELNRMTRAGRTEQRLVTRAKIVLAAAAGESNAQIARRLQICEDTVRKWRCRWCAAPGAASLADAKRSGRRPKFTAVQVARVKAMACTPLRDKGIPLSRWSCPELAQQAITDGICGSISPATIRRWLSEDALKPWQYRSWIFITDPGFATKAQRVLDLYNRTWDGKPLGDNDYVISADEKTSIQARCRCHPTLAPGVSRAMRVNHDYDRGGALAYLAAYDVHHAQVFGRCEDTTGIEPFARLVTQVMTQQPYASADRVFWIVDNGSSHRGQAAMDRLAAQFPNAIMVHTPVHASWLNQIEIYFSIVQRKALSPNDFTDIEAVSDRLSAFEDRYNATARPFKWKFTTSDLANLLDRLDQHQPMHAGNPAQPCAA